In the Burkholderia glumae LMG 2196 = ATCC 33617 genome, one interval contains:
- a CDS encoding tetratricopeptide repeat protein, which translates to MSVPPADPDPAQLHFDRARLLVRADRYAEAELEYRRVLDLLPNAAAAHSNLGNVLEVLGRLPEAETHVRLAAMLDPGLPEAHYNLGSITRQSGRLDEAEAAYRRALALRPDYPDAQFGLATLLLAAGRYEEGWRRYESRYAHPRFVHAETARRLACPRWLGEPLAGRAVLVWQEDGLGDMIQFARYLPMLKAAGARQVTVACMRALHRLLAGMDGVDAVLDHDAAQAGAARYDCWTSLMSAPAHFGTSVDTIPAPLAPRVDAASLARWRAPLAGLAAGRKVGLVWKGNPHHHNDANRSLPALDALAPLWAVPGIDFISLQKGAGEQEAERPPAGQPLLPLGARVADLADSAAVIAQLDLLIGVDTAVVHLAASLGVPCWVLLPARDLDWRWMQAREDSPWYPGCVRLFRQWGDEAWARVVARLARALQAWAKAPAARR; encoded by the coding sequence ATGTCCGTTCCGCCTGCCGATCCCGATCCGGCCCAGCTGCATTTCGACCGCGCCCGGTTGCTGGTGCGCGCGGATCGCTACGCCGAAGCCGAGCTCGAATATCGCCGCGTGCTGGACCTGCTGCCGAACGCGGCCGCGGCGCACAGCAATCTCGGCAACGTGCTGGAAGTGCTGGGCCGCCTGCCGGAAGCCGAGACCCACGTGCGCCTGGCCGCGATGCTCGATCCGGGCCTGCCCGAGGCGCACTACAACCTCGGCAGCATCACCCGCCAGTCCGGCCGCCTCGACGAAGCCGAGGCCGCCTACCGGCGCGCGCTCGCGCTGCGTCCCGACTATCCGGACGCGCAGTTCGGCCTGGCCACGCTGCTGCTGGCCGCTGGCCGCTACGAGGAAGGCTGGCGGCGCTACGAATCGCGCTACGCGCACCCGCGCTTCGTGCATGCCGAGACGGCGCGGCGGCTGGCCTGCCCGCGCTGGCTGGGCGAGCCGCTCGCGGGGCGCGCCGTGCTGGTGTGGCAGGAGGACGGCCTCGGCGACATGATCCAGTTCGCCCGTTATCTGCCGATGCTGAAGGCGGCCGGCGCGCGGCAGGTGACGGTGGCCTGCATGCGCGCGCTGCACCGCCTGCTCGCCGGCATGGACGGAGTCGACGCCGTGCTCGATCACGACGCCGCGCAGGCCGGGGCGGCGCGTTACGATTGCTGGACGAGCCTGATGAGCGCGCCCGCGCACTTCGGCACCAGCGTCGATACGATCCCCGCGCCGCTGGCGCCGCGCGTGGACGCCGCCAGCCTCGCGCGCTGGCGGGCGCCGCTCGCGGGGCTGGCTGCCGGCCGGAAGGTCGGCCTCGTCTGGAAGGGCAATCCGCACCATCACAACGACGCCAACCGCTCGCTGCCGGCGCTCGACGCGCTCGCGCCGCTGTGGGCCGTGCCCGGCATCGATTTCATCAGCCTGCAGAAAGGCGCGGGCGAGCAGGAGGCCGAGCGGCCGCCCGCCGGCCAGCCGCTGCTGCCGCTCGGCGCAAGGGTGGCCGACCTGGCCGACAGCGCGGCCGTGATCGCGCAGCTCGATCTGCTGATCGGCGTCGATACGGCCGTCGTGCATCTGGCCGCCTCGCTCGGCGTGCCGTGCTGGGTGCTGCTGCCCGCGCGCGACCTGGACTGGCGCTGGATGCAGGCGCGCGAGGATTCGCCGTGGTATCCGGGCTGCGTGCGCCTGTTCCGGCAGTGGGGCGACGAAGCTTGGGCGCGCGTCGTGGCGCGGCTCGCGCGGGCGCTGCAGGCGTGGGCGAAGGCGCCGGCGGCGCGCCGCTGA